Proteins from a single region of Chryseobacterium sp. T16E-39:
- a CDS encoding helix-turn-helix domain-containing protein, with translation MEKIVHASLEDFYREMTAKLGKDLESIFPKGLHKDIGHFNVFDIAQTLEKSRTTSEMPYNRRKYYKISLIRGRNRAEYADKIIAIKNNALLFATPKVPYHWIPEDPDQSGSFCVFTEDFFIKDKSHSTLEDLPIFQPGGIPLFEIDDILADEIEILFKKIKKEIESDYIFKYDLIRNYVLELIHYGQKLQPATKLSTSNDASLRVVSLFIELLERQFPIESGDQRLQLKTAKDYADRLSVHVNYLNKKLKENTGKTTTEFIADRLIQEAKILLRQTTWNVSEISYALGFEEIAHFSNFFKRKTSFNPLQFRA, from the coding sequence ATGGAAAAGATTGTACATGCTTCTTTAGAAGATTTTTATAGGGAAATGACCGCAAAACTAGGGAAAGATCTGGAAAGTATTTTTCCCAAGGGCCTTCATAAGGATATTGGACATTTTAATGTTTTTGACATTGCGCAAACTCTTGAAAAATCAAGGACAACTTCTGAAATGCCTTACAACCGGAGGAAATATTATAAGATAAGTCTGATCCGGGGACGAAACAGGGCTGAATATGCAGATAAAATAATTGCCATAAAAAATAATGCATTACTCTTTGCCACTCCTAAAGTTCCTTATCATTGGATTCCTGAAGATCCCGATCAGTCGGGTAGTTTTTGTGTATTTACAGAGGATTTTTTTATAAAGGATAAATCGCATAGCACGCTTGAAGATCTTCCCATCTTTCAGCCTGGCGGAATTCCTTTATTTGAAATCGATGATATTTTAGCAGATGAAATTGAAATTCTTTTTAAAAAAATTAAAAAGGAAATTGAATCAGATTATATCTTTAAATATGACCTGATCCGGAATTACGTGCTTGAGCTTATTCATTATGGACAAAAATTACAGCCAGCCACTAAACTGTCTACTTCAAATGATGCATCATTAAGGGTGGTCTCATTGTTTATTGAATTATTAGAAAGGCAGTTTCCGATCGAATCGGGCGATCAAAGATTACAGCTTAAAACAGCAAAAGATTATGCTGACAGGTTATCAGTCCATGTTAATTATCTGAACAAAAAACTTAAAGAAAATACAGGGAAAACCACAACTGAATTTATTGCAGACCGTCTTATCCAGGAAGCTAAAATTTTATTAAGACAGACAACCTGGAATGTTTCAGAGATATCTTATGCATTGGGTTTTGAAGAAATCGCCCATTTTTCAAACTTTTTTAAGAGAAAAACATCTTTCAATCCTTTGCAGTTTCGTGCCTGA